The sequence below is a genomic window from Granulicatella elegans.
TACTTTTGCGACTCATTTATTAAATAATGGAGCAGATATGAAAACTGTTCAAGAATTATTAGGACATGTTAGTTTAAGTTCTACTCAAATTTATACACATGTCACAAAAGATGCTTTGCAACAAAATTATCAATTATATTTTCCAAGAGCAAAACAAGAGGAAGATACTTTTGATGCATCCAAATTTAACCATAAACTATAGGAGGTTTTAAGATGACAACAATATGTGCCGTTAAAAAAGGAAATCAATCTGCTATTGCAGGTGACGGTCAAATTACCATGGGTGAAAGAATTATTATGAAAGGTAGCGCTAGAAAAATTAGACGCATTTTCGGTGGAGAAGTCGTTGTTGGTTTTGCTGGTGGGGTTGCAGATGCGATTACTTTAGAAGAAATGTTTGAAGACCAATTAAAGCAATTTAAAGGGAATTTGCAACGTGCAGCTATTGAATTAGCAAAACAATGGAGAACAGATCGTACCTTACAAAAATTAGAAGCGATGCTAATTGTGATGAATAAAGATCAATTATTATTAGTTTCTGGTACTGGTGAAGTGATTGAGCCAGATGATGGGATTTTAACGATTGGCTCAGGTGGAAATTTTGCATTATCAGCTGCTAGAGCTTTACTACGACTTGGGGATGAAAATTTAAGCGCAGAAGATATTGCTAGAGAAAGTTTAAAAGTTGCTTCAGAAATTGATGTGTATACAAATGATGCAATTATTACAGAAGTAGTATAGGAGACGGGAAAATGAATTCAAAAATTAGTAAGACACCTAGAGAGGTCGTACAAGAATTAGACCAATTTATTGTAGGACAGGCTAGTGCTAAACGAGCTTTAGCAGTTGCGCTACGTAATCGTTATCGTCGTTTATTATTAGATGAAGAAATGCAAAAAGAAGTGACTCCTAAAAACTTATTAATGATTGGACCAACAGGTGTAGGGAAAACGGAATTAGCGAGACGTTTAGCAAAACTTGTGGATGCACCATTTGTTAAAGTTGAAGCGACTAAATTTACAGAAGTGGGTTATGTCGGTCGTGATGTTGAATCGATGGTTCGTGATTTAGTAGAAAATGCGATTACTATCGTGCATAAACAAAAACAAGAAGACGTACGTCCGCAAGCTTATGATAAGGCTGTACGTAAATTAGCAAAAATTTTAAAACCTGGCATCATGAAAAAAGTGGCGAATCCGCAACAAGATTCTCTAATGGGATTATTCCAATCAATGGGCTTACCAAAACCAGATCTACCACAAGAGGAAAAAGAAGAAGTAACAGAGGAAATTGCTGCATCAAGACGTGAAATTGAGAAACAATTGAGAAATGGTTTATTAAAAAATCAAGAAGTTACGATTGAAGTAGAAGAAAAGCCATTACGTATGACAGGAAATTCAAATGGAATGGAGCAAATGATGCAAATCCAATCCATGTTAGATCAAATGACCCCTAAAAAACGTTCAAAACGTACTGTTAGTGTAGAAGAAGCGTTAGATATTTTAACAGAACAAGAAGCTGATCAATTAGTGAATAAAGATGATGTCCATGCAGAAGCATTAAAATTAGCAGAGACATCAGGTATTATTTTTATTGATGAAATTGATAAAATTGCTGCTAAAGGACATCATGGAGGGGAAGTTTCTAGAGAAGGTGTTCAAAGAGATATTTTACCAATCGTAGAAGGAAGCCAAGTTCAAACTAAATATGGTGCTATTCAAACAGATCATATTTTATTCATTGCTTCAGGAGCTTTCCATGTTGCTAAACCAAGTGATTTAATGCCTGAATTACAAGGTCGTTTCCCAATTCGTGTGGAATTACAAGATTTATCAAAAGAAGATTTCGAACGTATTTTAACAGAACCGAAGAATGCCTTATTAAAACAATATAAAGCATTATTGGCTACTGAAAATGTTGAAGTTATCTTCACAAAAGAAGCTGTTTCTTCACTTGCTAGAACAGCATTTGAAGTGAATAGTAATATGGAAAATATTGGAGCACGAAGATTGCATACTATTCTAGAAACATTATTAGAAGAATTATTATTTGAAGCTCCTCAGATGCAAATGGGAAGTATTCAAATAACTGAGCAATATGTGGAATCAAAATTAAATACAATCACAGCAGATCGTGATTTAAGCCGTTATATTTTATAGGAAGGAGAGAGAACATTGCAACAAGTACTAAAGGATTTAAGAAAAATCAATACGGTTTTACAATATGATAATTTATGGACATTAGATGAAAAGGCTGATTTACCATTTAATACTTTAAGTGATGTATTAGGGACTCTATTGAAAGTGGATTTATTTATTGCTTCACCAGAAGGAAGAATTTTAGGTGTGCATGATCAATTCGAGTTAAATAATGCTCGGATACATGAATATGTTTCAACAAGACAATTTCCTGATTTTTATGTGAATGCTTTGAATTCCATTGAAACAAATTTAGAAAATATTTCAGTAGATGCTGAATTAACTATTTTTCCTGTGGAACTAAAACAGGAATATCTTGAAGCAAAAACAACGATTATTCCGATATATGCTTCTGGAAACCGGTTAGGATTTGTTGTGATGGGAAAAGCTAAAGAATCGTTTTCAGCGGGTGATTTGATTTTAGCAGAGCATGCAGCAACCGCAATTGGAACCGAGTTATTGCACTGGCAAACAAAACGAATTGAACAAGAAAACCGAGAAAAACAAAATGTCCATTTAGCATTAAAATCTCTTTCTTATAGTGAAATTGAAGCGATAAAAATTATTTTATCCTTATTTGAAGGAATTGAATTACGATTCACTGCATTGAAAATTGCCAAAGAGTTTGATATCACACGTACGGTAATTGTGAATGCGATTCGTAAACTAGAATCTGCAGGCATACTTGAAAGTAGAAGTTTAGGAACAAAAGGAACCTTCCTACGAATCAAGAACCAACACATTCACCAAGCATTGAATGCTGAATTAGCTAATTTATAGAAAAAAGCCATTAATGTTAAAAGATAAGAAGAAAAATCTTATTTGTTTGTGAGGTCGCCAGCAGCCTCGCAGCGAGTCTCATGGCACTTTCACTACAAAACGATTTTTCTTCCTATCTTTTATTGGCTCTTTATCAAATAGGGTTGATGAAACAATTTTAGTGAAGGAATTAAGCAGCGTCAGGTTGCTTAATTCCTTTTTTAGTCGTTGGAGTAAATAGTTGAGACATTAGTAGAATTCTATTTCTAAAATGAGTGAAACCAGTGTAGCCATAAGCGTTTCTTTTAAGTACTTTAATCTTGTTGTTAATCCCTTCAATAGGTCCATTTGAAAGAGTTGGATTTTTGAAAATACGGTAAAAACTTCTTAAATGTTTGTAGAACGCGATTTAATCCATTAGACAGATGGTTCGTTTGTACACTCATCAATTCTTCTTTAAATTCAATGAAATTTCTCTCCTTAAAAGCTTCTCTTAATTGATGTACTGTTTTATATTCTGGTTTAAGTGAAGGTACTTTTTGTAATAAATAATCTCCAATTCCTTGAGAATGCGTTAACCAATCGAATAATCTGTAATAGCTGTAGTGAAAGCATTGAAGGTCATTTTGATTTTTTAAGATTATTTTCCAGTAACGTACTTGATTCATTGTTCTTGTCTTGTTTAATTCTCCATTTTTCTATCTTGAACAACATCAACAAGTTGATGAGTAATAGCGTCACAATAAGCAAAACTCATACTAGATTCAGCGGAAGCTACAGACTTAAATTCATCCCAACACATATGTTCAGGTAACTCATTTAAAGGCTTAATTCTAAGAGATTCAGCAGTTTCATTGACGACTCTACTTAAATAGTTTGGACGCTTTTAATATAAGAGATGAAGCCCTTTTTGTATACACTAAAATAGGGTTGATGGAGAAAATCCATCAACCCTATAAATTATAGCCCGTAAATTTAGAAATATTGAATTAATACTTCATTGTGAGATTACGCTTTTATTACGTTTACAAGCTTTTCTTCCGTTTAAAAATATCAACTTTCGGTTCGGTACCATTTAAAATTCTTTGAATATTCGTACGGTGTCGATAAATTATAAACAAATCAACAATCAATGCAACCGTTGTTAAAACCATATCGTGGAAGTAAAGAGATGCTAGTACACCGATGGAAATCGTAAGCATACTAGTAAAACTCACCATTTTAGAAATCGATAAAACAATGATAAATAAAAATAAACAAGGAATTAGTAATTCTGGTTTATACGCTAATATAACTCCAGCAAAAGTTGCCACAGCTTTACCACCCTTAAAATTTGCAAATAATGGATACGTATGACCAATCACAGCAAACAGTGCAATAATGAGTGGGGAAATTCCCTGTAAATCCATTTGTTGTAAAAGAAGAACACTAATCGAACCTTTTAAAAGATCCATCAGTAAAACAATAGTTCCTGCTTTTTTACCAAGAATTCTAAACGAATTCGTAGCTCCTAAATTTCCACTTCCGTGTTGTCTAATATCAATTTGAAAAAACTTACGTCCAATCCATAAACCAGAAGGAATGGATCCTAATAAGTATGCCATCGTAGCACCTAAAACAATGGATAGCATAGATATGTCGTTCTCCTTTATCCGTTAAATTTAATTTATACTTATTGATTATAGCATATTTTTAAAAAATTAGTACGATTTTAAGGTGTAATAGGAAGAATTCTTGCAATATTTGAAAAATTAAGTATGATAGAGTAGATATGTTTTATAAATAGGAAGAAGGAGAGTCGTGAATGAGTAAAGTCACTAACCAATATAATGATGATTCAATTCAAGTATTAGAAGGCTTAGAAGCCGTTCGAAAACGTCCAGGGATGTATATCGGTTCAACTGACCATCGTGGATTGCATCATCTTGCCTATGAAATTGTCGATAATGCAGTGGATGAAGCCTTATCTGGATATGCAAGTAAGATTGATGTCACAATTCATAAAGATGGCTCACTATCTGTAAGAGATAATGGGCGAGGAATGCCAACTGGAAAACATGCTTCAGGAATTCCAACAATTCAAGTCATTTTTACCGTTTTACATGCTGGGGGTAAATTTGGACAAGGTGGATATAAAACTTCTGGAGGACTTCATGGGGTAGGTGCCAGCGTTGTAAATGCCTTATCTGATTGGTTAGAAGTTGAAGTATTACGTGATGGCGTATTATATACTCAAACATTTAAAATTGGTGGAGAAAAAGTTAGTTCTATAAAAAAAGAAAAAACAAATCGTAAAGGTTCTGGGACAACGGTTCGTTTCTTACCAAGCAAACATATTTTTTCAACTATCGTTTGGTCTTATGAAACTTTAGCGGAACGTTTACGTGAATCTGCCTTTTTATTAAAAGGATTAACGATTACATTAACAGATGAAAGAACCGATACAAGTGATGAATTTTGCTATGAAGAAGGTATCCGTAATTTCATTCAATATTTGAATGAAGAAAAAGATACCTTATCACCAATTGTAGATTTTAATAGTACGATTGATGGAGTAGAAACAGAATTTGCCTTCCAATATAATGATGGCTATTCTGAAACGATTTTATCATTTGTGAATAATGTTCGTACTAAAGATGGTGGAACTCACGAAGTAGGGATGAAAACTGCCTTAACAAAAGCTTTTAATGAATATGCTCGTAAAGTAGGGCTATTAAAAGAAAAAGATAAAAATCTTGAAGGTAGTGACGTTCGTGAAGGATTAACAGCGATTGTTTCTTTACGTGTCCCAGAAGAGATTTTACAATTTGAAGGGCAAACGAAAGATAAATTAGGAACTCCAGTTGCAAGAAGTATTGTAGATAATACGATTTTTGAACAATTAGGAATCTTTTTAACAGAAAATGGTGAAATTGCTCAAGAATTAATTCGTAAAGCGCTAAAAGCAAGAGAAGCACGTGAAGCGAGTCGTAAAGCAAGAGAAGAGAGCCGTAATGGTAAAAAAGGGAAGAAAAAAGAAACCCTTCTATCCGGAAAATTAACACCTGCTCAAGGGAAAAATCCTAAAAAGAATGAACTTTACTTAGTAGAGGGAGATTCCGCGGGTGGTTCTGCTAAACAAGGCCGTGACCGTAAATTCCAAGCAATCTTACCATTGCGTGGTAAAGTCATTAATACGGAGAAAGCTTCTCTTTCTGATATTTTAAAAAATGAAGAAATTAATACAATCATTTATACAATCGGTGCTGGAGTTGGAACTGACTTTAATATTGAAGATTGTAATTACGATAAAATTGTCATTATGACCGATGCGGATACCGATGGAGCTCATATTCAAGTATTATTATTAACATTCTTCTATCGTTATATGAAACCATTAATTGAAGCAGGAAAAGTATATTTAGCTTTACCTCCATTATTCAAGATTTCGAAAGGAACGGGTAAAAAACAAGTTGTAGAATACGCTTGGACTGAAAAAGAATTAGAAGAAAAAATTAAAAAAGTTGGTAAAGGATACTTATTACAACGTTATAAAGGTCTTGGCGAAATGAATGCAGACCAATTATGGGAAACAACGATGAATCCGGAGTCCAGAACACTCATTCGTGTTGTGATTGATGATAAAGCTCAAGCAGAACGTCGAGTGAGTACATTAATGGGAAATAAAGTTGAACCACGTAGAAAATGG
It includes:
- the hslV gene encoding HslVU peptidase proteolytic subunit codes for the protein MTTICAVKKGNQSAIAGDGQITMGERIIMKGSARKIRRIFGGEVVVGFAGGVADAITLEEMFEDQLKQFKGNLQRAAIELAKQWRTDRTLQKLEAMLIVMNKDQLLLVSGTGEVIEPDDGILTIGSGGNFALSAARALLRLGDENLSAEDIARESLKVASEIDVYTNDAIITEVV
- the hslU gene encoding ATP-dependent protease ATPase subunit HslU, with product MNSKISKTPREVVQELDQFIVGQASAKRALAVALRNRYRRLLLDEEMQKEVTPKNLLMIGPTGVGKTELARRLAKLVDAPFVKVEATKFTEVGYVGRDVESMVRDLVENAITIVHKQKQEDVRPQAYDKAVRKLAKILKPGIMKKVANPQQDSLMGLFQSMGLPKPDLPQEEKEEVTEEIAASRREIEKQLRNGLLKNQEVTIEVEEKPLRMTGNSNGMEQMMQIQSMLDQMTPKKRSKRTVSVEEALDILTEQEADQLVNKDDVHAEALKLAETSGIIFIDEIDKIAAKGHHGGEVSREGVQRDILPIVEGSQVQTKYGAIQTDHILFIASGAFHVAKPSDLMPELQGRFPIRVELQDLSKEDFERILTEPKNALLKQYKALLATENVEVIFTKEAVSSLARTAFEVNSNMENIGARRLHTILETLLEELLFEAPQMQMGSIQITEQYVESKLNTITADRDLSRYIL
- the codY gene encoding GTP-sensing pleiotropic transcriptional regulator CodY, with product MQQVLKDLRKINTVLQYDNLWTLDEKADLPFNTLSDVLGTLLKVDLFIASPEGRILGVHDQFELNNARIHEYVSTRQFPDFYVNALNSIETNLENISVDAELTIFPVELKQEYLEAKTTIIPIYASGNRLGFVVMGKAKESFSAGDLILAEHAATAIGTELLHWQTKRIEQENREKQNVHLALKSLSYSEIEAIKIILSLFEGIELRFTALKIAKEFDITRTVIVNAIRKLESAGILESRSLGTKGTFLRIKNQHIHQALNAELANL
- the plsY gene encoding glycerol-3-phosphate 1-O-acyltransferase PlsY: MLSIVLGATMAYLLGSIPSGLWIGRKFFQIDIRQHGSGNLGATNSFRILGKKAGTIVLLMDLLKGSISVLLLQQMDLQGISPLIIALFAVIGHTYPLFANFKGGKAVATFAGVILAYKPELLIPCLFLFIIVLSISKMVSFTSMLTISIGVLASLYFHDMVLTTVALIVDLFIIYRHRTNIQRILNGTEPKVDIFKRKKSL
- the parE gene encoding DNA topoisomerase IV subunit B, which encodes MSKVTNQYNDDSIQVLEGLEAVRKRPGMYIGSTDHRGLHHLAYEIVDNAVDEALSGYASKIDVTIHKDGSLSVRDNGRGMPTGKHASGIPTIQVIFTVLHAGGKFGQGGYKTSGGLHGVGASVVNALSDWLEVEVLRDGVLYTQTFKIGGEKVSSIKKEKTNRKGSGTTVRFLPSKHIFSTIVWSYETLAERLRESAFLLKGLTITLTDERTDTSDEFCYEEGIRNFIQYLNEEKDTLSPIVDFNSTIDGVETEFAFQYNDGYSETILSFVNNVRTKDGGTHEVGMKTALTKAFNEYARKVGLLKEKDKNLEGSDVREGLTAIVSLRVPEEILQFEGQTKDKLGTPVARSIVDNTIFEQLGIFLTENGEIAQELIRKALKAREAREASRKAREESRNGKKGKKKETLLSGKLTPAQGKNPKKNELYLVEGDSAGGSAKQGRDRKFQAILPLRGKVINTEKASLSDILKNEEINTIIYTIGAGVGTDFNIEDCNYDKIVIMTDADTDGAHIQVLLLTFFYRYMKPLIEAGKVYLALPPLFKISKGTGKKQVVEYAWTEKELEEKIKKVGKGYLLQRYKGLGEMNADQLWETTMNPESRTLIRVVIDDKAQAERRVSTLMGNKVEPRRKWIESHVEFSLEDGKSILETEGHLTVSEQPKVSKANKEEINSPSSVEQLSLLMEEE